Proteins from one Xiphophorus hellerii strain 12219 chromosome 8, Xiphophorus_hellerii-4.1, whole genome shotgun sequence genomic window:
- the LOC116724092 gene encoding protein FAM163B-like, translating to MTAGTVVITGGILATVILLLIIAVLCYCRLQYYCCKKEESESEEEEPDFAVTSRIPPVHSNHNIVAATAAASSMPNGPAIFSTPPLARKLTRSQTFCPSCTHYDLPFYLQPPPPQQVHHQPEGLRNGGERVSYRSVQQQDLDLPVPVNISNYRKPNLARSVTMREMFTRSCSISTDV from the exons ATGACAGCCGGGACAGTGGTCATCACTGGTGGAATTCTTGCTACGGTTATATTACTCCTTATCATCGCAGTATTGTGCTACTGTAGGCTACAG TATTATTGCTGTAAGAAGGAGGAGTCAGAgtcggaggaggaggagccgGACTTTGCTGTCACGTCCCGCATCCCACCGGTTCACTCGAACCACAACATTGTGGCGGCGACGGCTGCCGCCTCCTCCATGCCCAATGGCCCCGCCATTTTCTCCACCCCCCCTTTGGCTAGAAAACTGACACGCTCGCAGACCTTCTGTCCATCGTGCACGCACTATGATTTGCCTTTCTACCTTCAGCCTCCTCCGCCGCAGCAGGTCCACCACCAACCAGAAGGACTGAGGAATGGTGGAGAACGCGTTAGCTACCGCAGTGTCCAGCAGCAAGATCTGGACCTGCCAGTGCCTGTTAACATTTCAAACTATCGTAAGCCAAACCTGGCCCGCTCAGTCACCATGAGGGAAATGTTTACGCGCAGCTGCAGCATCAGCACTGATGTTTAG